From the Lycorma delicatula isolate Av1 chromosome 4, ASM4794821v1, whole genome shotgun sequence genome, the window taagaaaactgaagCCGTTTAAAACTGTCAGCGACTTCATTGAagtgtgaaaaattaataaaatttgttcttctCAGCTTATGAACTAAACgggtttatattttactttaaacaaaagtataaaatagtTTGTACGTACTACCGATGTCGAATCGCATAATACGTATAGTAGCTTTTAACTCGACATTTTGTGAGCCGTGGATCTGAAATAATAACGcgattcaaaacatttttatctttagaatttaaattgttttattttttttaacaatactaaaaaataatttcggaTTAATTAAATCCAAAGAAATAGAATCAAAATATATCGGAACGGTTCGACCAAACGAAATATATAACTACAGATGACGGTAGCCATATTATATGATACGCGATTGGAGTGAATGAAACATAAATTGCACGAAATCGCTTgcataatttagataaaattactggcgtaaaaaaaattcatttttttttttttgttgaatgaatTAATAGTTACGACTCCGACCTCAAATTATGGAGATTAATTAATACTCCATCTGATTAATTTCGTTCagattaacttttatttctgtttttctataataaatagcACAATAGAGTTTAAGtagttaaaattaactatttttacaaaaaaagttttcgtATTTTTCCAAACAGTCGTAACTTTAATATTCGGCAAgctatttacagaaaaaaaacctACACAATTCGACTGTCCATCTTACAACTATTTATtgcattaatgttattattatttccaattataCTACCAAATAAATAgtgttattactattactaacAAATCCTTTAACGGaggtagttatattttaatttaaaagagaaaagaattctACTATTTTAACgcattgaaaaaaaacaaaacattattttcatttacatgttAAACATTATGTAtctatagtattattaaaattttaacggtatagacagtttaataaaaaattgaacaaaaaatgttGCTTTGCAGTACGATCTATGGTAAGATTTTAAAACTtgataattaagttaatttattaatttaataacaatatcttaacaaaacaaatcagaaaaatttacacCGGGAAACAGCTGCATGTTCCCACCATCAGTACTTttctaataatagaaaataataaacacgcaagttaataataactaaagcataattaaataaaacataacgaGCAAAATCTCAAGGACAATCAAAAAgtgaaatctaaaacaaaaaaatataaatatactactCGTTTAATGTATGCAATTATTCAATTAATGTTTGCGTCCCGCATAAAGTACTTCGTAACGTGCATACCTATGGGCATTGCTTAGAAATTTGAAGATTGCTATTCGTTTTTTCAGCAAGGAGCCGGTTAAAAGTTTACTTAATCGGTTAACTTTCGATACCGTTCGAATTTTAACCCAAGACTGTATACTATTGTTTTACAGcatattatactgaaatttttattgttaacaatcaCTAGTCTACTACTCCTGTACAACAGCAGCAACAATCGCTGAAAACTAATACTCTAAGGAGCAGTAGTAGTAAaacaactgttaaaataaattgaacattaaccgaattttaaacataagtaggtgacaaacacaaaaaattttgACACAAATACAGTCAAATAATGTGAGATAAAACAAAATGATTCAACAATTATGTTTGAACAGATCAGTCTTAAACTGATTTTTGATGGAGGCAAAACGTAGCCCTTAAaactactacaaaataattttgaaattacataaaatattacacataattaagcgacgataaaaaaaaaatatatatatatatatgtattttgtttttaattcttgtaGCGTAACTGTAGTTGAATACAGTCGGGAAACGTTTAACTTATctactaacaatttttattttcattgtaaaaatcattaaatatttcaattactgGCCGGAATGATATCGACAGACCGAgaacatgttttattaatttatttaacctaaTATTAATCTataacgttaaattaaaatattttggtatagCGTTTAATAATGACGAtcgagaaataaataaagttacttatttttattacctataaatgaatacatatatactcgtgtgtatatatatatatttaacaggaTTGATTTATAACAAACAATCCGATTAGTACGTAAAAACATGTGAACGCTTATCTTCTACACGTTATTACCCGCGTTGAGCAGCGAGGTAGTCTTAATAAAAAACATGTGTCAAACAGCGCCGGTACGATTAAATAAAACCTGATAAACAAATTCTTTAACCGACGAACTCAgttttaaactagtttttaatCGGAAAACAAACTTTAAAGTAAACTTCACGTTATTTAGAATTCTTCAGTTACGTCCGAAATAGATGCGGCCGACGTAGATCTCTGTGTAGACGTGCTGGCACCGCTTGAAAAGGAGCTGCGACTCGTATCTATTTCTATAGCTATTTGTGGAACTTTTATTTCAGACTTTGTAGACGTTTTACCGAGCGTTGTGACGAGTCTTTCCCCGCTTCTGTTACACAAAACTCTGTTCAGAAAAGAACTCGACGTAGAACAACAAGAAGCCTCGTTCGTGGCTTCGGTCAGACTTCCGACGAGCTCTAAAGCCGTGCGACTGAGATCAGGAGGCGCCATATTTTTCGCGTTGCGCTGTGATTCTGAAAGTTTTCTTCGGTCGTACGTTTTAAGAACGCTACCCGGAGATCTTCTGGCTATTCCTAAAATCTTTCTGAGATCGCGCTGAATTCTTCGGTTCCTGTGAGCGAAAAGAAGAGGCGAGATGATGGAACCGGAAATCAGAAGAGTCAGACTCGGTTTTCCCCAATCGTTCGATACAGACAGGTTCAGCATCGGCGAATCGAGCAACAAGACGAGAGAAAAAGGAAGCCAACACACCAGCGCCATAACGACCACCAGGGCCGAAATTCGCGCGGCTCTGGTCTCTTCTCTGTACCTGAATAGACTAGCGTTGGAAATTCTGTACCTTAAAGAATTAACGATAAAACTGGAGGTGCTTCGTAAACTGCATTTCGTCGGAGATCTTGAAAGAGATTTTGAATCCAAAGTAGAACTCGAAGTAGAGTCGCTGACCGATGTAGGAACTATCATGTACTCGTGAGAGTCGGCGAGACTGAAATTTCCGAATCCCGAAGTGGAGCCGTTTCTTCTTGCGCGCTGACTATTTCTGTGCGCTGCagaatagatagatatatatatccAACACAAAGTAACAAACGGTAGTAGGAACACAAGAGTAGTAAAACACACTGCGAAAATCGATAACAACACACCAGGAAAGCGTCCCGAAGCGTCATCGGTGCAGCTCCAAATCGATGTCCCGCCGAAAAACGCGCCCGATACGCCGATCGACAACGAGACGATCCACGAGGCCGAAATAAGAATAACCGAACGGGTATTGTTGATCCTGGAGTGGTAATGAAGAGGATCCGTAACGGCGTAGTACTGGTCGATCCCGATGAGCAATACGGAGAATACGGATGCAGAACACAAGGCGGTCGACACGAGACGGCATATTTTGCAGAAAACTGATGCATCCGCGTCGAATTCCGGAACGGCTACGACGAGTGGTAATAACATCCAACACGACAGCAAATTAGTCCCCAGCAAATTGATAACGAATCTGTAATCAaagaaggtttttatttttattacacacatAGACAGATATTATACCACACATAGTTTATAATAAAGTATCAGGGAAAATTTACGtaatattgcataaataaatcgtattttacatttattaaaaaaacaacaattaatttcaaaaattagaaaCCGGCTAAAGAAAATCTAAGAAGGCTGCaccgatctaaaaaaaaaacaatttaattggaATTTTACAGCTCAATACAGAAAAAAGTGAACAATATGAATTAAACAGTTCTGAATAAAAAGACCTGACATTGACAACAGCCGCTTACATGGTCTATGATTATTTTCCAATCGTTTAAATTATACTggattattttacctttttttctacACTCTACAGCTACAGAATCACAATAATCCCGATATGTTTATAGAAAACAAAGGAAGGGGAACTACGATTTAGAAAGGAATAAAACAAAGATGTAATATATAtcctttgtttattaatttatataaagaaaaagaaataaatgaatcgAAGGAAAAAGATTAAGAGGgaagaaaattcaaaaagataaaatagaaataaatcggAAGAAATACTAAAATCATCGCTGGGAACGAAATTCGacgtgaaaaatggaaaaaaaagagtaacaaagtacgagaaaaaatatcataagttgcCTATTTATTAATAGTGCGTTAGCAGAACAGGAAGGGTTTTTACAATAGACTGGTGATTCTCAACCACGACCCCCAgaaagtagaatatatatatatatataatgaatatttcgcaacCTCCCAACCGCAACACAATGAaacttagttaaaattatttagctgcgTCTGCTCGCTAAATTagatgaaatgggcgaaaagaaaaaatttcttcttttccatacagaagtcagatggttatcgcggAAAAAGTGTTATAATCCGATTATTACAATCGCGAGatgaatcaataatatttttccaggataaacaaacaccattctatgtttttaagaatatgttgctgttggcctacttagctgatgtattttcgcatttaaacgactttaATGCGAATTTAGAAGAACggaattctttcattaaaaagctTGATATCTAGATTATTCGCCTTGAAAgctaaaattttgatatgtttccactcacttccgattatatagagaaaaatCTGGATGAAGAAGATACTTTTATTCACCGCAGTTTGGATAGCGTGAAAATggatttgcgtgagctaaaattcagttggcggagtatttccagtaagataaatattatttctggAAGAGATGAGTAcggaatccatttagtgaaaacgttgttgtaGCTGCTAAGTTACCGATTGAGATTCACAAGGTCATAGAAATGTCTGCTGATGAAACTTTACAACTAGAACTCACATTTGAAGAATTAGGCACGTTTTGGCTttctcgtcgaagtgaatatggaaatttagtcctACAAGCATTGAAAATATCCCTTTCGCCACgttttacctctgtgaaaaggggttTTTCGTCTACGGTTGCGCTAAATACTAAACATAGGAATCGTCCTTTATCACATGAAAACAAATTGCTTTAGTGCGTTTCTAACGTAGATTCACGTATAGAGAGACTTTTCAacgaaaaacaaacgcaaccatctcattaatatattttctttacatgcgcgcttataaatgtaagtataatgtttataattgattttttcctcataaaatgatttcattaaagttgtaggctaatttcgggAACCCCCTTTCACATCACCGCGacacaggttgagaaacgctgcagTAGCCAACTGTAGCACAATCattaaggtaattttaaattagaattattttttgggaaaattaaaaaaaaactttccaagtttatagtatattattgtaaaatacacattaaaaaaattcatacgttGTAGagaactgattaaaaataatacaagaattagtataaatggaaaattataatgataagaaATACAGTCAATATTGTAAAgatgaaaagaataattttcagaaggaaaatgtaatttgaaaatataagttaaaagacGATCGTTTGCAGCTATGGGTAAATTTATTCCAGTGATCCGATTAAAAGCTTCTTTAATCaggaatataatttatctatggGAACGAagtctttctttaattttaatattttctgtaaatctgTAAATTAAGCCATAACTTCTATATAGATTTCAATTTGAACAATATTCGATCAGAAtcgtaaaaagtatatatttttaaaaaaacaatctctGTTAGTTTATCGTTTGCACCGTCTTTGCTACtaaaaacagattacaaaaagtaCAATTCGATCGAAATTTTTCGCTGCGTATCATATAACACTAGCTGAACTGATCCGGCtttctatttcaaatttaaaataaattttatttgttttaatattatgtatatctTGACTGCTATGATAAACACATATTACAAAGAAAGGAATAGTTTTCACGAGAGCGAATTAGaacttaagttaaaaattctaaaataaattaattttacaaaattaattacgaatttaaaacgtttttaaaaatgttgtccgtttctctttatttgattttttctgaaattgattCTGCGCAATTAAATGATACGTAGGCAAACTAAAATTACCTATGTTGCGCCCATTTCAACCTAAAACAACTAATTTATCATTCGCGTTTAATCAAGTTGGTTTACCCGTAAATGCATATGTACGGATTTACAAAAGAACACATAttcatacaaattataataatgaaaatttattttggttcagATTGGATATAAAACCTATAAAATTCGGGTAATTTAAGCGATAtatagaaaaactttaatttcattttctaaattacaCTCCCACCCAGTAATTTGTACGAAAAACAATTCCtttggaaaacataaaaatatagacGCGAAATATAAACGACTCGTTATATTGTTTCTGTTTAATTAGCagaatttcctttaaattctACCTCTTAACTGATATAAATTACTCTTAAATTACATCATAAatcataactttataaaataacttttcttaataataacATCTTAAACGAATTCGTTTAAGTACGCTGTACCTTTGAAAATCGGAAAAGAATCCATCGAATGTACACCACATGTGATGGActgagtgaaaaaaaataaaaataaacaaaaagattctTAACTGGTAAAGTAGAaacgtaagtaaaataaaaaaaaaactgttaaagtgTACcggtacaacaaaataaattttcataattttttagaaaaaaaaatggcacAGATATGTCGAACAAATTGTAAATATCTttgattgaaattataaaaaaagaaaattatctgaCAACTATATAGCACGTCCTTGCGATTGTACGAGAATAATATATGCGGCATCCTGTTGTGTGTAAAACCACACCTAACGTGATGGGTGATTACCTTGAGAACAAACATAAGGTGTTGGCCGCAGCCTCCCGAACGTTTTAATACTCTCGTTCGGGAAAATATTCATTCTTTCGATCTCCATTGATGGAACTCTCACATATTTAAGGGATCATCTTTGCGATTAACAATGACCCGTACTTAAACGAACCTGTGATCAAACGGTTGTGAAATAACAGATGTATGTTGTAGGAACCGTTTATCGAGTATCTACGCCgttctttgaaaaatataattcgatTAGCGTGCGGTATGAAATTAAGTGCGATAAAAGTTTTACACTCTGAAACAAATTACGATTTTATTCAGTCGTATGCGAAAATTATAGCAGTCTTTTTccgataataatgataaattcgGCCGATCGATTGATGGCAGATTCGAAATCAATAAATCCCTTATCCAAACTTTTTCATCATAGGTTATAGCTTCCCGTATGCAAAAACAAACGGAATGGAATCGAGTGCGATTTATCTTCTTTACTGTAAACGCATATTCTCACGAAAATATATTCTCACTGCATTATTTAATGCAGTTATTATGACGTCATGTTAATACGTATTTACTTCGTCGTTTCTAATTTTTCCTCGTAACTTGTATTGTTCAACAAATTTTATCGTTAAGATGAAATCTTCTGCGATATATTTTATTCGATACAAGTATATTGTTTTCAATAGATAAGCGAAccgtttaaataaatagttaaattattttctttttacacggGAAAACATTCCTACCGGTAATTTCTTTGTAGATAGAATCACGTGTGAACGCCCAGATGCATTTAATAATACATAGCGTAGCGATAGTACAACAATCGACTACGTAAGATTCATACAAATGACGGATCGGAAACGCTGAAAAATACATGAGCTAATTAGAAAGCTGTAGGAGCAagcttttgtttacattttcctGAGGTATTCCTCAATCGGTGGGAGGGGTGACGGGCGGCGAACAAGCGCGCGCGTGCTGTGCGCcgtttaaataagattataataaaactacatgtCGACCGACGTTCTCTTGAGAGTTTATTGACGACTGTTGACCTTCGCTTACGCGGCAAGAAATACTCGTCTTCTGCGTCCTCCGGCCACCGACGAACGTCACAGACAGAACGTACTTCGATAACTGAGAACCTACTGAATGGTTCGAACAAAACACGTTCTTCCAGTTCTACTGTCGACTCCGTCCATCCCTACTTCGGGGCGATCGGTGACTCAATCTTCCCGGAAAGGAGCTTCCCGCATTCGTTTATCAGATAACTAGATAACAGCTATTCCCGAAGGGCacttatatttgatattttttggcTCCGATCGtagaattataaaatgataaaacgaTTAATATTCGTAAAACATCTTCGCCTAATGAAACTGTTATACGCTAAAAGCGATCTTTTTCGCTTAAATATTAGGCTACgtcatttaatactttttaccgCTATCCGTATCGCATGAAAAGaatgaatataagaaaattaattaattttaatttacctatttGATAATGTGCGAAGTCCAGGTCTTCTGTAAAAGACGAGTAATACCAAGGAATTAGAAGCGGTAGCTGCGATGAAGATTACACCCAACAGGATGTCGCATAATTCCCACATCTTGATTTCTATCTTGTTTCTCGTTtctttctgaaaaaaagaaaatacgttAAATTATAAAGCTATTGTCTGTTAAAGAAAGCTATGAAAAGAAAATCTTCCACGCAATTTCTTCGAAAACTACTTAAACCGCCACTGGTATCGCTTTGTTCTCTTTTTCACAGACACAAGACAGAACACGGGTCTTGTTGAGTTAATCCCTTCCAGACACACAAATCACACAAAATTATAAGTAGCCTTGTTTAAATCCATTATATCAGCGCAATTCATAATTCATACCGCTGCTTAATTTTGATTCTCTATTCTTTTTGAATCTATTACACTTCTATAAAATACTGTGAGTAAATTCGAATACATTATACACTAAAACAATAATAGATTTTTACTACTTATTATTATGATTagcttttcattaataataattaaatcacattttaccgATTGACAtggcagtatttatttttagattttcaaaatatcttcatCAACATTGTTTATCTTCAATTTACCTCGATCATGAAATGCCTCACTATGAAAGCAGATGACTTAATTTGAATAATGAATTACcatttaatatgaatataaatgatttttgtggaaattaattttattccttgtCAATATCTAATCAGTAACTGGACGTAAACGAGGATATGATTCTAGAGGATTTTTTTTGGTGTTAAAAGGAAAAGGAATGTTGTATCAATGAAACTGTACGACTCTTGAGCATCTGACAGTGTTTAATATCAATTTGCTAGACCCCGGAACACTACTCGTTGAACAATACccaacaacttaattaaaataagttcagcgaacttattcatttattcggtgaactaaattcattttattatgatCACGTCCCGCTCTCGTGTTATCCATTACCGcttcaaaagacaaaaaaaaattgtacaatactTCAGAATATATACGCATAGAATGTGGcacaaaatttcaggacatgttctttctactggtgaaaataaagaagttgatataaacataggtttggaaactcTTTGCAAGCGAGTGTGgactggtgaaagatttcgccctgatttctgcgtcttTGATAATATTAAGAtagactgtaattcttaggaCCCTAATTTAGTGGTAAATTTagaagttttatatgaaatctgacctgaaaaattgaaaaaaaattatgtcccagaaatatatttagaataatttttgagaaactcTGAGATAAAAGACTAAAGATCGGGTtcgaaaaacacaatattttatgttcggcataaaataactttgttaaacgagtATAGCAtatacaaaacttgtagagaatttaattctgagtaaaacaGTATGAATAAAGCCAAAAGAAATTAGGTACAAACGttagaattttgaagtttattaaaaacaagacatATCAAAATGTGACATTATCActaggtattaaacaaaacaaaagaattaaatattttagaaaaataacaattgtaaacacaaacaataaaaccgactgacaaacaattaattaaactgcTGAAGATGTCTTCCACCACAGTGGAAACAGCACTGGCCGATGtgtaatatctagttaaaatcagccgcatttttatgttttgtttttaataaacttaaaaattgtaacgtttgtatttaatttccgaGTAGTTATTCATACCAGTTTACTCAGAGTTTGGTTAAaagtttcgtttaaaattttgtatgcgTTTATTATCCATATAacatataacaaacataaaatagtgtttttcgaACCCATCTTTTGTCTTTGACCCAAGATTTCTCCAAAAcgactaaaaatacagttatttttatcaaattttcaggtcagatttcattaaaaaaaacccacaaaTGCACTCCTCACTTAGGGTCTCAAGAATTATAacctggcttaattttaccgaaagcgcacaaatcagggcgaaatctttcccAGTCGACACTGGCTagcgaagcgtttccgaacctatgtttatatgtactttttttctatattttcaccagtagaacattttCTGAAAGTTTATTTACACTATTCTTCGTAAATCAActgcttataaatatatatggaatggattattttattacaggttttttttttaataagacattGTTTAAGTAAGACATTATTATTGGCTTTTAACGATATTGTCAGCAGCATACgaacttattattaatatataaataaactatagactaatatatatatatatatacataattagacagataaattaaattaaaatcttacattCTTTAAATGACATTTTTCAAGCGTTGAACGTTaactatgttattaatattaatgcttCGTTGATCTTACTATATTTAATACGGTTCTGGTTAGTTGTATAATTAACCAATCGAAACGTTTATACAAGGTTTcattaatggtaataataattaatctcttttttcctCAACCGATTATTACGGAcggaacaatttattttatgttttatcgtattttacagaatacaatgaaaattataagaaacgtTCTTCCAGGTATGGCCTTCCAACGCTCCACAGTTACTATTGTttgatattgtttataaataataaatactttgcaACAGTTCTCCTGAAATCATACGAGTTATGGCTGCATACAAATCGATTTCGCTGTACTGCAACTTATGCCCACTGACAGAAGACtgtcaagataaaataaaaaattctagatttagatttaaaaggaaatattacgAAGAAACCAATGATAATTGTTCAcagattatctaatttattattctaaaaaaaaaaaacaaaaaaactaatacataTGTATCAATTCCAAGAGTTTTTTTTAGAACTGTTGTACAGTTTCTTCATaactgatgttaaagaataaactCTTTAATTATCAAAACCAAACGTggttaattcataattattattaataatactactttagaaaaaataaaatctaatcatGTAGAatctaactttttgttttttttgtaccgATAAAATGTTGGATTTTCTT encodes:
- the LOC142323367 gene encoding 5-hydroxytryptamine receptor 1B-like, producing MWELCDILLGVIFIAATASNSLVLLVFYRRPGLRTLSNRFVINLLGTNLLSCWMLLPLVVAVPEFDADASVFCKICRLVSTALCSASVFSVLLIGIDQYYAVTDPLHYHSRINNTRSVILISASWIVSLSIGVSGAFFGGTSIWSCTDDASGRFPGVLLSIFAVCFTTLVFLLPFVTLCWIYISIYSAAHRNSQRARRNGSTSGFGNFSLADSHEYMIVPTSVSDSTSSSTLDSKSLSRSPTKCSLRSTSSFIVNSLRYRISNASLFRYREETRAARISALVVVMALVCWLPFSLVLLLDSPMLNLSVSNDWGKPSLTLLISGSIISPLLFAHRNRRIQRDLRKILGIARRSPGSVLKTYDRRKLSESQRNAKNMAPPDLSRTALELVGSLTEATNEASCCSTSSSFLNRVLCNRSGERLVTTLGKTSTKSEIKVPQIAIEIDTSRSSFSSGASTSTQRSTSAASISDVTEEF